From a region of the Neobacillus niacini genome:
- the leuS gene encoding leucine--tRNA ligase: MSFDHQHIEKKWQKKWEEEKTFKTSEEFDKPNFYALDMFPYPSGAGLHVGHPEGYTATDILARLKRMQGYNVLHPMGWDAFGLPAEQYALDTGNDPAEFTEKNINTFRRQIKSLGFSYDWDREVNTTDPEYYKWTQWIFLKLWEKGLAYIDEVAVNWCPALGTVLANEEVIDGKSERGGHPVERRPMKQWMLKITAYGDRLLEDLEELDWPESLKEMQRNWIGRSEGAEVTFAIDGHDETFTVFTTRPDTLFGATYAVLAPEHSFVDKITTAEQRAAVDAYLDKVKTKSDLERTDLAKEKTGVFTGAYAINPANGEKMPIWIADYVLVSYGTGAIMAVPAHDERDYEFAKQFDLPIKQVVAGGSVETEAYTGDGEHINSEFLNGLNKEEAITKMISWLEEKGIGTKKVTFRLRDWLFSRQRYWGEPIPIIHWEDGTMTAVPEDQLPLTLPKTTNIKPSGTGESPLAVIEDWVNVVDPETGKKGRRETNTMPQWAGSCWYYLRYIDPKNDQALASKEKLEHWLPVDVYIGGAEHAVLHLLYARFWHKVLCDIGVVSTKEPFQKLFNQGMILGENNEKMSKSKGNVVNPDDIVDSHGADTLRLYEMFMGPLDASIAWSTNGLDGSRRFLDRIWRLMVEENGELNPKIQENEEASNLEKVYHQTVKKVTEDYEGLRFNTAISQMMVFINEAYKATVLPKHYMEGFVKMLAPVAPHVAEELWEKLGSSGTIAYETWPAYDEAKLVDDEVEIVIQVNGKVKTKLLVPTDASKEALEGIAMDDERVKEQIEGKTIRKVITVPGKLVNIVAN; the protein is encoded by the coding sequence ATGAGTTTCGATCATCAGCATATCGAGAAAAAGTGGCAAAAGAAATGGGAAGAAGAAAAGACATTTAAAACAAGTGAAGAATTTGATAAACCAAACTTCTACGCATTAGATATGTTTCCTTATCCATCGGGAGCAGGACTACATGTAGGACACCCTGAAGGCTACACCGCTACAGATATTCTTGCACGCCTAAAGAGAATGCAAGGATATAATGTTCTACATCCAATGGGCTGGGATGCATTTGGTTTACCTGCAGAGCAATATGCATTAGATACTGGAAACGACCCAGCAGAATTCACAGAAAAGAATATTAACACGTTCCGCAGACAAATTAAATCATTAGGTTTCTCATACGACTGGGATCGTGAAGTAAATACAACAGATCCGGAATACTATAAATGGACACAATGGATTTTCTTGAAGCTTTGGGAAAAAGGTCTTGCGTATATTGATGAAGTAGCGGTTAACTGGTGCCCGGCACTTGGTACCGTATTGGCAAATGAAGAAGTCATTGATGGTAAGAGTGAACGCGGTGGACACCCTGTTGAACGCAGACCAATGAAGCAGTGGATGTTAAAAATTACTGCATACGGTGATCGTTTACTAGAGGACTTAGAAGAGCTTGACTGGCCAGAGAGTCTTAAAGAAATGCAACGCAACTGGATAGGCCGATCTGAGGGTGCTGAAGTGACCTTTGCTATTGATGGACATGATGAAACATTTACTGTGTTTACGACTCGTCCTGATACCCTTTTTGGTGCAACATATGCGGTGCTTGCTCCTGAACATTCTTTTGTTGATAAAATTACAACAGCGGAGCAGCGGGCAGCAGTTGATGCATATTTAGATAAAGTAAAGACGAAGAGTGATCTTGAGCGAACAGATCTTGCGAAAGAAAAAACAGGTGTTTTTACTGGTGCGTATGCTATCAATCCTGCAAATGGCGAAAAAATGCCAATCTGGATTGCTGATTATGTATTAGTAAGCTATGGTACGGGTGCCATCATGGCGGTACCGGCACATGATGAGCGCGACTATGAGTTTGCAAAACAATTTGACCTTCCGATCAAGCAAGTGGTAGCGGGAGGAAGTGTTGAAACTGAAGCGTATACAGGTGATGGCGAGCATATTAACTCTGAATTCTTAAATGGGTTAAATAAAGAAGAAGCAATCACCAAGATGATTTCCTGGTTGGAAGAAAAGGGAATTGGTACGAAGAAGGTAACGTTCCGTCTACGCGATTGGCTGTTCAGCCGCCAGCGTTATTGGGGTGAGCCGATTCCAATTATCCATTGGGAAGATGGTACGATGACTGCCGTTCCAGAAGATCAGCTGCCGTTAACGTTACCGAAAACAACCAATATTAAGCCTTCTGGAACGGGAGAATCACCGCTTGCCGTGATTGAAGATTGGGTAAACGTCGTGGACCCAGAAACCGGTAAGAAGGGCCGTCGCGAAACAAATACAATGCCTCAATGGGCAGGAAGCTGCTGGTATTATTTACGCTATATTGATCCAAAAAATGATCAAGCACTTGCTTCAAAAGAAAAATTAGAACACTGGCTTCCTGTTGATGTATACATTGGCGGGGCAGAACACGCTGTTCTTCACTTATTGTACGCTCGTTTCTGGCACAAGGTCCTTTGTGATATCGGCGTTGTATCAACAAAAGAACCATTCCAAAAACTGTTCAACCAAGGAATGATTCTTGGTGAAAACAATGAAAAGATGAGTAAATCAAAAGGGAATGTTGTAAATCCTGATGATATCGTTGACAGCCATGGCGCAGATACACTTCGTTTATATGAAATGTTTATGGGACCACTTGACGCTTCAATCGCATGGTCTACAAATGGTCTTGATGGATCCCGACGTTTCCTTGATCGGATTTGGCGTTTGATGGTGGAGGAAAATGGAGAATTAAATCCTAAAATTCAAGAGAATGAAGAAGCCTCTAATTTAGAAAAGGTTTACCATCAAACAGTGAAAAAGGTAACCGAGGATTATGAAGGCTTAAGATTTAATACCGCGATTTCACAAATGATGGTATTTATTAACGAAGCATATAAAGCAACTGTTCTTCCAAAGCACTACATGGAAGGTTTTGTGAAAATGCTTGCCCCAGTAGCTCCTCATGTTGCTGAAGAACTTTGGGAGAAGCTAGGGTCTAGCGGTACGATTGCATATGAAACTTGGCCAGCATATGATGAAGCGAAATTAGTGGATGATGAAGTTGAAATTGTCATCCAAGTGAATGGGAAGGTAAAGACTAAATTACTTGTACCGACAGATGCCAGCAAAGAGGCATTAGAAGGAATTGCAATGGACGATGAACGAGTAAAAGAACAAATCGAAGGTAAAACGATTCGCAAAGTGATCACTGTTCCTGGTAAACTTGTTAATATCGTAGCTAATTAA
- a CDS encoding Dps family protein has translation MTQTLTLEQVMNQQLANWNVLYTKLHRFHWYVKGPHFFTLHAKFEELYEEAAGTIDELAERLLIAGGKPISTLKEYIQFASIEETAESQTAEEMVQNVVHDFSQLISELKEGKVVAEQNNDEVTSDMFTELIEKLSKHNWMLTSFLQA, from the coding sequence ATGACACAAACATTGACATTAGAACAAGTAATGAATCAACAACTCGCAAACTGGAATGTATTATATACAAAACTTCATCGCTTCCACTGGTATGTTAAAGGACCACACTTTTTCACTTTACATGCGAAATTCGAGGAATTATATGAAGAGGCAGCAGGAACAATCGATGAATTAGCTGAACGGTTATTAATTGCAGGTGGAAAGCCAATTTCAACCTTAAAGGAATACATCCAATTTGCCTCTATTGAAGAAACTGCTGAGAGCCAGACGGCAGAAGAAATGGTACAAAATGTTGTTCATGATTTCTCCCAGCTTATCTCTGAGTTAAAGGAAGGTAAGGTGGTTGCCGAACAGAACAATGACGAGGTAACTAGTGACATGTTCACAGAATTAATCGAAAAACTTAGTAAACACAATTGGATGTTAACATCCTTCCTACAAGCATAA
- a CDS encoding amino acid permease, with the protein MENKHHELKKGLLPRHVQFIALAGMIGTGIFKGSSDTLNIAGPSVIFTYLIGGLLLFIVMAALGEMAIAFPNHNVQLLLYRAFGFKLSFITGWLYWINWTIVITVELLAAGSFLQFWYPSTPLWLLSLLCAALIIAINLFPVKYYGELEFWFAGIKIIALVAFIILGAFIIFGILPSDIEEPLANYTAHGGFFPHGLGGMLSAFLVVMFSYGGAELIGVAVTETKDAERVMPSIIKGAVWRVIIFYIFPILIICGIMPWNSVTGQDSPFVQVFNITGLPGAAHVMNFILLTAVLSAANSGIYATSRTLFSMAKSGVAPEGLMKTSKNGIPIIGLMITTLCLLVGVFLAYINPSNIISYLMTIPGFTIMLVWIGICSAHLKLRPQYKVKPSFQVKWFPFTTIIAVVALSLIFIGFILTPNNLIGSTVSLIIVGMLVVLSFIAKKQ; encoded by the coding sequence ATGGAAAATAAACATCATGAACTAAAAAAAGGATTACTGCCAAGGCATGTTCAGTTTATTGCATTAGCGGGCATGATTGGTACAGGAATTTTCAAGGGTAGTTCCGATACGTTAAATATTGCAGGACCTAGTGTTATCTTTACCTATCTTATTGGGGGGCTATTATTATTTATCGTGATGGCTGCTTTAGGTGAGATGGCTATTGCTTTCCCCAATCACAATGTACAGCTGCTTCTTTATCGAGCATTTGGTTTTAAGCTGTCGTTTATTACGGGCTGGTTATATTGGATTAACTGGACCATTGTCATCACCGTTGAATTATTAGCTGCAGGAAGTTTTCTGCAATTTTGGTATCCATCTACGCCGTTATGGCTTCTTAGTTTGTTATGTGCAGCCTTAATTATTGCCATCAACTTATTCCCTGTAAAATATTATGGAGAGCTCGAGTTTTGGTTTGCAGGGATTAAAATAATCGCTTTAGTGGCTTTTATCATATTAGGTGCTTTCATTATTTTTGGGATTCTGCCTAGTGATATTGAGGAACCTTTAGCAAACTACACTGCGCATGGCGGGTTTTTCCCTCATGGTTTAGGCGGAATGCTTAGTGCATTTTTAGTTGTTATGTTTTCATACGGCGGAGCTGAGTTAATCGGGGTAGCGGTCACAGAGACTAAAGATGCAGAGCGTGTCATGCCAAGTATCATTAAAGGTGCAGTATGGCGAGTTATTATTTTTTATATCTTCCCTATTTTAATTATTTGCGGTATTATGCCTTGGAATTCTGTTACTGGTCAAGACAGTCCATTCGTTCAAGTTTTTAACATTACGGGACTGCCAGGTGCAGCACATGTAATGAATTTCATTCTATTAACCGCTGTGCTTTCGGCGGCCAATTCTGGGATATACGCAACATCGAGAACGCTATTTTCAATGGCCAAAAGCGGAGTGGCTCCTGAAGGGTTAATGAAAACTTCTAAAAATGGGATTCCCATTATCGGGCTTATGATTACCACTCTTTGTCTTTTAGTGGGTGTTTTCCTAGCTTATATTAATCCTAGTAATATTATTAGTTACCTAATGACTATTCCTGGTTTCACCATTATGCTGGTTTGGATTGGGATATGTTCTGCCCATTTAAAGCTTAGACCACAGTATAAGGTTAAGCCTTCTTTTCAGGTTAAATGGTTTCCATTTACAACAATCATCGCCGTAGTAGCGTTAAGTCTCATCTTTATTGGGTTTATTTTAACTCCAAACAATTTAATTGGTTCGACCGTCTCCCTTATCATAGTCGGAATGCTGGTAGTTCTATCATTCATAGCAAAAAAGCAGTGA
- a CDS encoding 16S rRNA pseudouridine(516) synthase, whose protein sequence is MRIDKMLANLGFGSRKEVKQLLKSGAVKVDDVVVKDPKLHVDTNNQIVTLNGDVIEYKEFIYLMMNKPQGVLSATEDSAQETVIDLLELEDQVYEPFPVGRLDKDTEGLLLITNDGQLAHKLLSPKKHVPKTYFAVIDQEVTDEDVKAFAEGVTLDDGYETKPGELKILKSGIRSDIELTITEGKFHQVKRMFEAVGKKVVYLKRISMGPLPLDETLELGEYRELTDEEIELLRDYQVK, encoded by the coding sequence TTGAGAATCGATAAAATGCTCGCTAATTTAGGTTTTGGCAGTCGAAAAGAAGTAAAGCAGCTTTTAAAAAGCGGAGCTGTTAAAGTTGACGATGTGGTCGTAAAAGACCCTAAACTGCATGTAGATACAAATAATCAAATTGTTACCTTAAACGGTGATGTAATTGAATATAAAGAATTTATCTATTTAATGATGAACAAACCACAAGGCGTATTGTCAGCAACAGAGGATAGCGCTCAGGAGACAGTTATTGATTTATTGGAACTAGAGGACCAAGTATATGAGCCTTTTCCAGTCGGACGATTGGACAAGGATACCGAAGGCTTATTACTGATTACAAATGATGGTCAATTGGCTCATAAGCTGTTATCACCAAAAAAACATGTTCCGAAGACTTATTTTGCAGTGATAGACCAAGAGGTAACGGATGAAGACGTAAAGGCTTTTGCAGAGGGAGTTACCCTTGATGATGGGTACGAAACAAAACCAGGTGAGCTCAAAATTTTGAAATCCGGTATACGTTCAGACATCGAACTGACGATCACCGAAGGGAAGTTCCATCAAGTCAAAAGAATGTTTGAAGCCGTTGGAAAGAAAGTTGTTTACCTAAAACGGATTTCTATGGGACCCTTACCACTTGATGAAACACTTGAACTAGGGGAGTATAGAGAACTAACGGATGAAGAGATAGAATTACTGAGGGACTACCAGGTGAAATAA
- a CDS encoding AAA family ATPase — protein sequence MFLKKVTLLKEKIPTFNLYPFSIPAIKSFDEIKIDRNVTFFVGENGSGKSTLLEAIADKCGFNTAGGGRNNSYDVYETDSELSQFIRLSWMPKVTNGFFLRAESFYHFATHIDEVDENGFKDYGGKSLLQQSHGESFLSLFLNRFNGEAIYLLDEPEAALSPARQLTLLKIIHDLETQGDSQFIIATHSPILLGYPDADIYSFDNGEISMINYEDTDHYSITKYFLENRKRFLHELFKEDE from the coding sequence ATGTTCTTAAAAAAAGTGACATTATTAAAAGAAAAGATTCCAACCTTTAACCTCTATCCCTTTTCGATACCAGCAATTAAGAGCTTTGATGAGATTAAAATAGACAGGAACGTCACCTTTTTTGTAGGAGAAAATGGGTCGGGTAAATCTACTTTATTAGAAGCAATAGCGGACAAATGCGGCTTTAATACAGCTGGAGGCGGAAGAAATAATTCTTATGATGTGTATGAAACAGATTCTGAGCTTAGCCAATTCATAAGGCTTTCCTGGATGCCAAAGGTAACAAATGGTTTCTTTTTACGTGCAGAATCATTTTATCATTTTGCTACCCATATTGATGAGGTGGATGAGAACGGGTTTAAAGATTACGGTGGAAAATCATTGTTACAACAATCCCATGGAGAATCATTTTTGTCACTATTTTTAAATCGATTTAATGGGGAAGCCATTTATCTGTTAGATGAACCGGAGGCTGCATTATCTCCTGCAAGGCAATTAACCCTCCTGAAAATCATTCATGACCTCGAAACACAAGGTGATTCCCAGTTTATCATTGCCACTCATTCTCCTATACTATTGGGGTATCCGGATGCAGACATCTATAGCTTCGACAATGGTGAAATTTCAATGATAAACTATGAAGACACAGACCATTACAGCATAACAAAATATTTTTTAGAAAATAGAAAGAGATTTCTTCATGAGCTTTTTAAAGAAGACGAGTAG
- a CDS encoding sporulation protein Cse60: MIQVKLFDREHEKDLEKEMNRFLRGLDEKKLLDIKYNVAALPEDEEEDQIYCFSAMIIYKA, encoded by the coding sequence ATGATTCAGGTTAAATTGTTCGACCGTGAGCATGAAAAAGATTTAGAAAAGGAAATGAACCGCTTTTTAAGGGGTCTTGATGAAAAGAAATTACTGGATATTAAATATAACGTAGCAGCATTACCAGAGGATGAAGAGGAAGATCAAATCTATTGTTTTTCAGCAATGATTATTTACAAGGCCTGA
- a CDS encoding polysaccharide biosynthesis protein: MSSKLIRGTFILTLGTIISKVLGLLYVIPFYQIVGSEGTALYQYSYIPYTIFISIATAGVPLAVSKFISKYNALEEYAVGRRLFKSGLVMMLLTGIVSFLILYFSAPLIADMIISEKDDVESRVNDIITVIRAVSFALIVIPFMSLIRGFFQGHQSMGPSAVSQVVEQIVRITFTLAGAYIVINFLNGSIVTAVSVATFAAFVGAIGSLVVLFWYWYKRKPHLDELLQHDKGTAQVSLKEIYKEIIIYAAPFVFVGVANPLFQAIDQVTFTRAMEEIGNSYKAAEAAFSILNFESHKIVIIPVSLATGFSLALVPSITKAFVEGDRNALKQQLNQTFQVLLFLTLPAAIGLSILAEPIYTIFYEHKELGFEVLRAYAPVGILFSLFLVTSSILQGINEQRWTVLSLLVGLLIKLSLNISLITMFETKGAVYATALGYIGAIVIQLLVIKNYAKYPFLFVWRRSLLIVIFAGIMWAGTEIVYQLLLFVLTPESKFQSLVMIIACAGVGAVIYFYLGLKTGLVNRLFGDRVDRIKRKLRLTN, translated from the coding sequence ATGTCGTCAAAGCTTATAAGAGGAACATTTATTTTAACATTGGGTACCATTATTTCCAAGGTACTTGGCTTGTTATATGTCATACCCTTTTATCAAATTGTAGGCTCAGAAGGAACAGCATTGTACCAGTATTCTTACATACCCTACACGATCTTTATAAGTATAGCCACAGCGGGTGTGCCGCTTGCTGTTTCAAAATTTATTTCAAAGTATAATGCACTTGAAGAATATGCGGTTGGGCGTAGATTGTTCAAATCTGGGCTAGTTATGATGCTTTTAACGGGAATCGTTTCATTTTTAATTTTGTATTTTTCAGCACCGTTAATAGCTGACATGATTATCTCCGAAAAAGATGATGTCGAATCAAGGGTAAACGATATCATCACGGTTATTCGTGCTGTAAGTTTTGCATTGATTGTTATCCCGTTTATGAGTTTAATTAGAGGATTTTTTCAAGGGCATCAATCAATGGGACCATCCGCTGTATCTCAAGTGGTAGAACAAATTGTTCGGATTACCTTCACACTTGCAGGAGCCTATATCGTCATAAATTTTTTAAATGGAAGTATTGTAACAGCCGTAAGTGTTGCGACCTTTGCTGCGTTTGTTGGGGCAATTGGCAGTTTGGTGGTTTTATTTTGGTACTGGTATAAACGAAAACCACATTTAGACGAGCTTCTCCAACACGATAAAGGAACTGCACAAGTATCGTTAAAGGAAATTTATAAAGAAATCATTATATATGCAGCTCCGTTTGTATTTGTTGGGGTTGCCAATCCATTATTTCAAGCGATTGATCAAGTGACTTTTACCCGTGCAATGGAGGAGATTGGTAATAGTTATAAAGCGGCGGAGGCTGCATTCTCTATTCTAAATTTTGAATCCCATAAAATTGTGATTATCCCTGTATCTCTTGCGACAGGTTTCTCATTGGCTCTTGTTCCAAGTATCACGAAGGCATTTGTTGAAGGTGATCGGAATGCGTTAAAACAGCAATTAAATCAAACCTTCCAAGTCTTATTGTTCTTAACACTGCCGGCAGCAATCGGACTTTCTATTTTAGCAGAGCCGATCTACACGATATTTTATGAGCATAAAGAGCTTGGATTCGAAGTACTAAGAGCCTATGCCCCAGTTGGAATTTTATTTTCTTTATTTTTAGTAACGAGTTCCATTCTGCAGGGAATCAATGAACAACGATGGACAGTATTAAGTTTGTTAGTAGGTTTACTTATTAAATTGTCGCTTAATATTTCGCTAATTACGATGTTTGAAACAAAAGGTGCTGTATACGCAACAGCTCTTGGATACATTGGAGCGATAGTGATTCAATTACTTGTTATTAAGAATTATGCAAAATATCCATTTTTATTTGTTTGGAGAAGGAGCTTGTTAATCGTTATTTTTGCTGGAATTATGTGGGCTGGGACCGAAATCGTTTATCAGCTCCTATTGTTCGTTCTAACTCCGGAGTCTAAGTTCCAATCACTAGTAATGATCATTGCTTGTGCAGGTGTAGGAGCTGTCATCTATTTTTACCTTGGATTAAAAACCGGACTTGTAAACAGACTATTTGGTGATAGGGTTGACCGAATTAAGCGGAAATTAAGATTGACCAATTAA
- a CDS encoding DeoR family transcriptional regulator has product MKPSTNRMLNRIKCIYMFIRNKGTVTTQELVEEFGITPRTIQRDLNVLAYNDLVISPSRGKWTTTQKKVKMSS; this is encoded by the coding sequence TTGAAACCTTCAACTAACCGGATGTTAAACCGCATCAAATGCATCTACATGTTTATACGTAACAAAGGCACAGTCACGACGCAAGAACTTGTAGAGGAATTTGGTATCACTCCTCGCACCATACAACGAGATTTAAATGTTTTAGCCTATAATGACTTGGTAATAAGCCCAAGCCGCGGAAAATGGACGACAACACAAAAAAAAGTAAAAATGTCTTCGTAA
- a CDS encoding NAD(P)/FAD-dependent oxidoreductase yields the protein MEYDVVVIGGGPSGLMAAIAAGEKGLNVLLIDKGDKLGRKLAISGGGRCNVTNRLPVEEIIKHLPGNGKFLYSAFSIFSNEDIIKFFEKLGIALKEEDHGRMFPVSNKAQSVVDALLDQLEKLKVKVYTNSPVADVVYKDGHVSSVKLKNCTEIEAKSVVIAVGGKSVPHTGSTGDGYAWAEKAGHTITELFPTEVPVTSNEPFIKNKSLQGLSLRDIELSVLNPKGKAIITHRMDMIFTHFGLSGPAVLRCSQFVVKAMKKWKLHEATMSLDVIPDKKEEEFFQEIVKLVKSEPKKSIKNTLKGLVPERYLLFLLERNEIDPSEQGATISNEKIRTFVKSCKQFLIKVNGTLPLEKAFVTGGGVSVKEIEPQTMGSKLMGGLYFCGEILDVHGYTGGYNITSALVTGRLAGTNAAISAKKSYQA from the coding sequence ATGGAGTATGATGTTGTTGTAATCGGCGGTGGACCCTCAGGTCTAATGGCTGCGATTGCAGCTGGAGAAAAGGGGTTAAACGTCCTATTAATTGATAAAGGAGACAAGCTTGGAAGGAAGCTGGCGATTTCCGGAGGCGGCCGCTGTAATGTCACCAATCGTCTCCCTGTTGAGGAAATCATTAAACATTTGCCTGGTAACGGGAAATTTTTATACAGTGCTTTTTCAATATTTAGTAATGAAGATATTATTAAGTTCTTTGAAAAATTGGGGATTGCCTTAAAGGAAGAAGACCATGGCAGGATGTTCCCGGTTTCGAATAAAGCCCAGTCAGTGGTCGATGCCCTTTTGGACCAATTAGAAAAGCTTAAGGTGAAGGTATACACCAATAGCCCCGTTGCGGATGTTGTTTATAAAGATGGTCATGTTTCTTCTGTCAAATTAAAAAACTGCACTGAAATTGAAGCAAAATCTGTTGTCATAGCAGTCGGCGGTAAATCAGTTCCTCATACTGGCTCTACTGGAGACGGCTATGCATGGGCTGAAAAAGCCGGTCATACCATTACGGAACTGTTTCCTACTGAGGTGCCTGTCACCTCAAATGAACCCTTTATTAAAAATAAATCACTCCAGGGTCTGTCATTACGGGATATTGAGTTAAGTGTACTGAATCCAAAAGGAAAAGCGATTATCACACACAGGATGGATATGATTTTTACCCATTTCGGACTTAGTGGTCCAGCAGTCCTTCGCTGCAGTCAATTTGTGGTGAAGGCAATGAAAAAGTGGAAGTTACACGAGGCTACCATGAGTCTTGATGTGATTCCAGATAAAAAAGAAGAAGAGTTTTTTCAAGAAATTGTGAAACTCGTCAAAAGCGAGCCGAAAAAAAGCATAAAAAACACATTAAAAGGGCTTGTCCCTGAACGGTATCTTTTGTTTCTGCTGGAGCGGAATGAAATTGATCCGTCAGAACAGGGCGCAACGATTTCAAATGAGAAAATTCGCACCTTTGTGAAAAGCTGTAAACAATTCTTAATTAAAGTAAATGGCACCTTACCGTTGGAAAAGGCATTCGTAACCGGCGGCGGCGTTTCCGTCAAAGAAATTGAACCGCAGACAATGGGATCAAAATTGATGGGTGGTCTGTACTTTTGCGGTGAGATTCTTGATGTCCATGGGTATACAGGTGGATACAACATTACCTCAGCACTGGTTACAGGGCGGCTTGCCGGGACCAATGCAGCTATTTCTGCAAAGAAATCATATCAGGCCTGA
- the speD gene encoding adenosylmethionine decarboxylase: MKLTPKETIELHGFNNLTKSLSFNMYDICYTRSREEREAYLKYIDEQYSAERLQKILTHVSDIIGAHVLNVASQDFEPAGASVTLLVSEGPVENAPSEHFEESPGPLPESVVMQLDKSHITVHTYPEYHPDEGISTFRADIDVSTCGEISPLKALHYLIRSFETDVMTIDYRVRGFTRDKDGYKLFIDHEISSIQNYIPEDVGDLFDMIDVNVYQENIFHTKCKLREFDLNNYLFGYKKETLQPDELIEITERIKVEMDEIFYGKNIQ; encoded by the coding sequence ATGAAACTGACACCTAAAGAAACCATTGAATTACATGGTTTTAATAATTTGACCAAATCATTAAGCTTTAATATGTACGATATTTGTTACACACGATCGAGAGAAGAGCGTGAGGCATATTTAAAGTATATTGATGAACAATATAGTGCAGAAAGATTACAAAAAATCCTAACGCATGTATCTGATATTATTGGAGCACATGTATTGAATGTAGCGAGCCAGGATTTTGAACCAGCTGGTGCGAGTGTTACACTGCTTGTCTCAGAGGGGCCGGTTGAAAATGCGCCGTCAGAGCATTTTGAAGAGTCGCCTGGACCGCTGCCAGAATCGGTGGTAATGCAGTTAGATAAAAGCCATATCACGGTTCATACATACCCTGAATATCATCCAGATGAAGGGATTAGTACCTTTAGGGCAGATATCGACGTTTCGACCTGTGGGGAGATTTCTCCGCTTAAAGCGCTGCATTATCTGATTCGTTCTTTCGAAACAGACGTCATGACAATAGATTATCGTGTCCGTGGTTTTACAAGAGATAAGGATGGATATAAGTTATTTATTGATCATGAGATCAGTTCGATTCAGAATTATATTCCTGAAGACGTCGGCGACCTATTCGACATGATTGACGTAAATGTGTATCAAGAAAATATTTTCCATACAAAGTGTAAGCTTCGGGAATTTGATTTAAACAACTATTTATTTGGCTATAAAAAAGAAACATTACAACCAGATGAGTTAATTGAAATTACCGAGAGAATAAAGGTTGAGATGGATGAAATTTTTTATGGCAAGAACATCCAATAA
- a CDS encoding rhodanese-like domain-containing protein, translating into MDEIQIITPEELKKKLEEGEKLELVDVREDEEVAQGMIPGAKHIKMGEIPANLDYFDKDKEYIFICRSSHRSGNVCYYLQGQGYKVRNMIGGMLAWPGEVE; encoded by the coding sequence ATGGATGAAATTCAGATTATTACGCCAGAGGAATTAAAGAAAAAGCTCGAAGAAGGGGAAAAACTTGAGCTTGTAGACGTAAGGGAAGATGAAGAGGTAGCACAAGGCATGATTCCGGGTGCCAAACATATCAAAATGGGCGAAATTCCTGCTAACCTCGACTATTTTGACAAAGATAAAGAATATATCTTTATATGCCGTTCTAGCCATCGCAGTGGAAATGTATGCTACTACCTGCAGGGACAAGGCTATAAAGTTCGTAATATGATTGGCGGAATGCTTGCATGGCCAGGAGAGGTAGAATAA